One Kitasatospora sp. NBC_01266 genomic window carries:
- a CDS encoding zinc-dependent alcohol dehydrogenase family protein, with protein sequence MPETTAWVVERPGPLTSAPLRRVERQVPEPGPGELLIEVAACGVCRTDLHLAEGDLVPRTPRCTPGHEVVGRVLRTGGGPADFTAGDRVGVAWLASTCGSCEYCRTGRENLCPASRYTGWDRHGGYAGLLLADARFSYHLPEGPPAEELAPLLCAGIIGYRALQRAELPPGGRLGIYGFGASAHLTAQLALARGATVHVLTRSEQARQLALDLGAASAHGAYDAPPEPLDAAILFAPVGDLVPVALRALDRGGTLAVAGIHLTDIPALNYQEHLFQERTLRSVTANSRADGRAYLAEATHTRPAVHVRRYAMEHADTALADLAADRITGAAVLLNG encoded by the coding sequence GTGCCCGAGACGACCGCATGGGTGGTGGAGCGCCCAGGGCCGCTGACTTCTGCCCCGCTGCGGCGCGTGGAACGCCAGGTACCCGAGCCGGGCCCCGGGGAGCTGCTGATCGAGGTGGCCGCCTGCGGGGTGTGCCGGACCGACCTCCACCTGGCCGAGGGCGACCTGGTCCCCCGCACACCGCGCTGCACGCCCGGCCACGAGGTGGTCGGACGGGTACTGCGCACCGGCGGCGGACCTGCGGACTTCACGGCCGGCGACCGGGTCGGTGTGGCCTGGCTGGCGAGCACCTGCGGCTCCTGCGAGTACTGCCGGACCGGCCGCGAGAACCTCTGCCCGGCCTCCCGTTACACCGGCTGGGACCGGCACGGCGGCTACGCCGGGCTCCTGCTCGCCGACGCCCGGTTCAGCTACCACCTGCCCGAGGGGCCGCCGGCCGAGGAGCTCGCCCCACTGCTCTGCGCCGGCATCATCGGCTACCGAGCGCTGCAGCGCGCCGAGTTGCCGCCGGGCGGGCGACTGGGGATCTACGGCTTCGGCGCCTCCGCGCACCTGACCGCCCAACTCGCCCTGGCCCGAGGCGCCACCGTGCACGTCCTCACCAGATCCGAGCAGGCCAGGCAGCTGGCACTCGACCTCGGGGCCGCCTCCGCCCACGGCGCCTACGACGCACCGCCCGAGCCACTGGACGCGGCGATCCTCTTCGCCCCCGTCGGCGACCTGGTCCCGGTGGCGCTGCGGGCCCTGGACCGGGGCGGCACCCTCGCCGTGGCCGGCATCCACCTCACCGACATCCCCGCACTGAACTACCAGGAACACCTGTTCCAGGAACGCACCCTGCGCAGCGTCACCGCCAACAGCCGCGCCGACGGCCGCGCCTACCTCGCCGAAGCCACCCACACCCGCCCCGCCGTCCACGTGCGGCGCTACGCCATGGAGCACGCCGACACCGCGCTGGCCGATCTGGCGGCCGACCGGATCACCGGCGCCGCCGTCCTGCTGAACGGGTAG
- a CDS encoding pyridoxamine 5'-phosphate oxidase family protein yields the protein MKAAVGDRVIVEGTRPNTPRRDGQVVALHHADGDPPWDVLWSDTGHTTTFFPGPDTHLHRFTHQDSPGHPRIPCTPPRTPSNAEQGERAGSTEALGNHPDRARPSNPGDVGRRIALRREQLGLSRKETAARAGMAAPYLEYLESSPADVERGALARLAAVLGTSADQLLGGGLDTPPGRAGGAAHPVLDVLAHSDCWERLATGGVGRVALSTATGPVVLPVNYWVLDGTLIFRTAAEGPLAAAVGERVAFEVDRIDEVLRTGWSVLTIGTAERIDDRPALAHLKQRDTPSPWAGGERDLWVRIKPTELSGRVIRTGGEPAR from the coding sequence ATGAAAGCCGCCGTCGGAGACCGGGTCATCGTGGAAGGCACCCGTCCGAACACGCCGCGGCGCGACGGACAGGTGGTCGCCCTGCACCACGCGGACGGCGACCCACCGTGGGACGTCCTGTGGTCGGACACCGGGCACACCACCACGTTCTTCCCCGGTCCGGACACCCACCTGCACCGCTTCACCCACCAGGACTCCCCCGGGCATCCGCGCATCCCGTGCACGCCGCCGCGCACCCCCTCGAATGCCGAACAGGGCGAGCGAGCTGGGTCCACGGAAGCCCTCGGCAACCACCCGGACCGAGCCAGGCCGAGCAATCCCGGCGACGTCGGCCGACGCATCGCGCTGCGCCGCGAGCAACTGGGGCTCAGCCGGAAGGAGACCGCGGCCCGGGCCGGCATGGCTGCCCCGTACCTGGAGTATTTGGAGAGCTCACCCGCCGACGTCGAGCGGGGAGCGCTGGCCAGGCTGGCCGCGGTGCTGGGCACGTCGGCCGATCAGTTGCTGGGCGGCGGCCTCGACACGCCGCCCGGCCGGGCGGGTGGCGCCGCCCACCCGGTGCTGGATGTGCTGGCACACTCCGACTGCTGGGAGCGACTGGCCACCGGCGGGGTCGGCCGGGTCGCCCTCAGCACAGCTACTGGTCCGGTCGTCCTGCCGGTCAACTACTGGGTGCTGGACGGCACGCTGATCTTCCGCACAGCTGCCGAGGGCCCACTGGCCGCCGCCGTCGGTGAGCGCGTCGCCTTCGAGGTCGACCGGATCGACGAGGTGCTGCGCACCGGTTGGAGCGTGTTGACCATCGGCACCGCAGAGCGGATCGACGACCGGCCGGCGCTGGCCCACCTGAAGCAGCGCGACACGCCCTCTCCCTGGGCGGGCGGCGAGCGGGACCTGTGGGTTCGGATCAAGCCGACCGAACTCAGCGGACGCGTGATCCGGACCGGCGGCGAACCGGCCCGGTGA
- a CDS encoding dsRBD fold-containing protein — protein MSSTNTSASASAARTRRWSLRLDLFEEGDVTKVHAILDTGDNTLESRAAAHRGRDDAPVPEIGDEYAAGRALIDLGQQLLRAGRADSEANATGS, from the coding sequence ATGAGCAGCACCAACACGTCCGCGTCGGCGTCGGCAGCACGCACCAGGCGGTGGTCTCTGCGGCTGGACCTCTTCGAGGAGGGCGACGTCACGAAAGTCCACGCCATCCTCGACACCGGTGACAACACGCTGGAGAGCCGCGCCGCGGCTCACCGCGGTCGGGACGACGCGCCGGTACCGGAGATCGGCGACGAGTACGCGGCAGGCCGGGCCCTGATCGACCTGGGGCAGCAACTGCTGCGGGCCGGGCGGGCGGACTCGGAAGCGAACGCCACCGGGTCCTGA
- a CDS encoding CBS domain-containing protein translates to MTREVVRVVPETGFREIAVLLSEYGISAVPVVDAEDRPVGVVSEGDLIRFQASQDDPAVLLPPAGRPASNAAVTAKELMSSPAVCTTPTASVVEAARLMGGRQVKRLPVVGEGGRLVGLVSRHDLLQVFLRDDQAIHREIVEEVLSQVQGVSPAALGVEVEQGRVVLSGTLEPPYLAPIVVRLCGAVDGVVSVTDRTGGRDRTGEEQEGVS, encoded by the coding sequence ATGACCCGGGAGGTCGTGCGGGTGGTCCCGGAGACCGGGTTCCGCGAGATCGCGGTGCTGTTGAGCGAGTACGGCATCTCAGCGGTGCCCGTGGTCGACGCCGAGGACCGGCCGGTGGGAGTGGTCTCGGAGGGTGACCTCATCCGGTTCCAGGCGTCCCAGGACGACCCGGCCGTGCTCCTGCCACCGGCAGGTCGGCCGGCTTCGAACGCGGCGGTGACCGCCAAGGAGCTGATGAGCAGCCCGGCGGTGTGTACCACGCCGACGGCGAGCGTCGTGGAGGCGGCTCGGCTCATGGGCGGCCGTCAGGTCAAGCGGCTACCGGTGGTGGGAGAGGGCGGCCGGCTGGTCGGGCTGGTGAGCCGCCACGACCTGCTCCAGGTGTTCCTCCGCGACGATCAGGCGATCCACCGCGAGATCGTGGAGGAGGTGCTCAGCCAGGTCCAGGGGGTGAGCCCGGCGGCACTCGGCGTGGAGGTCGAGCAGGGCCGGGTGGTGTTGAGCGGCACCCTCGAACCCCCGTACCTGGCGCCGATCGTGGTGCGCCTGTGCGGTGCGGTGGACGGGGTCGTGTCGGTCACCGACCGGACGGGAGGCCGGGACCGGACTGGCGAGGAGCAGGAAGGCGTGTCATGA
- a CDS encoding 1-phosphofructokinase family hexose kinase — protein MSGSLAAGGGGRSPLSEATRPILTLTVNPTVDICCEVDRLADIGKTRAQVRFVAAGGGGINVARGVSRLGGRATAIHTAGREVGQRLNRLLDEEGVDHLALGIAGETREAFVLFETESRRSYHIVPPGPRLDEHEGGRLLDALDRAAGSHPYVVASGSLPGGLPDDFYAAVARRVKGAGSQLVLDTSGRALHESLQESVFLRRCNNHEAASLAGRAVRSFDDARAVNEYLLAAGATEVAITTLGELGALCSTRHGHTQLRAPGLPGEPLSDAGAGDAMVAALTFRLAAGDDPVEACALGVAVAAASVLTPDTEPFDREVAESLYPAVRTSRQVGS, from the coding sequence GTGTCCGGATCGCTCGCGGCGGGTGGCGGCGGGAGGAGCCCGCTGTCGGAAGCAACGCGTCCGATCCTCACTCTGACGGTCAACCCCACCGTCGACATCTGCTGCGAGGTCGATCGTCTGGCCGACATCGGCAAGACCCGCGCCCAGGTCAGGTTCGTGGCTGCCGGCGGCGGAGGGATCAACGTTGCCCGGGGTGTGTCGCGGCTCGGAGGGCGGGCGACCGCCATCCACACCGCCGGTCGCGAGGTCGGCCAGCGCTTGAACCGGCTACTGGACGAGGAGGGGGTCGACCACCTCGCCCTCGGGATTGCGGGTGAGACCCGCGAAGCGTTCGTGCTGTTCGAGACCGAGTCACGCCGCAGCTATCACATCGTGCCGCCGGGCCCACGACTGGACGAGCACGAGGGCGGACGTCTCCTGGACGCGCTGGACCGGGCAGCCGGCAGTCACCCGTACGTCGTGGCCAGCGGCAGTCTGCCCGGTGGCCTGCCTGACGACTTCTATGCGGCCGTCGCCCGCAGGGTCAAGGGGGCCGGGTCCCAGCTGGTGCTGGACACCTCGGGGCGGGCCCTGCACGAGTCGCTGCAGGAGAGCGTCTTCCTGCGGAGGTGCAACAATCACGAGGCCGCCAGCCTCGCAGGCCGGGCTGTCCGGAGCTTCGACGACGCCCGCGCCGTCAACGAGTACCTACTCGCTGCGGGAGCGACCGAGGTTGCCATCACCACCCTCGGGGAGCTGGGCGCGCTCTGCTCGACCCGTCACGGCCACACCCAGTTGCGCGCCCCGGGGTTGCCCGGAGAGCCGCTCAGCGATGCCGGGGCCGGAGACGCCATGGTGGCCGCACTCACCTTCCGACTGGCTGCGGGCGACGATCCGGTCGAGGCTTGTGCGCTTGGGGTGGCCGTGGCCGCCGCATCGGTGCTCACTCCCGACACCGAACCGTTCGATCGAGAGGTGGCCGAGTCCCTCTACCCTGCGGTACGGACAAGTCGGCAAGTCGGCTCATGA
- a CDS encoding universal stress protein, with the protein MANQQIITGFDGSEPSRAAARWAAREAVRRGLPLQVLQAWPWGPSRPLGTGQAERWGREQLATEADALRALWPA; encoded by the coding sequence GTGGCGAACCAGCAGATCATCACCGGCTTCGACGGCTCAGAGCCCAGCCGGGCCGCCGCCCGCTGGGCCGCACGGGAGGCCGTGCGGCGCGGCCTGCCGCTCCAGGTGCTGCAGGCTTGGCCCTGGGGCCCGAGCCGCCCGCTCGGCACCGGGCAGGCCGAGCGCTGGGGTCGCGAGCAGCTCGCGACCGAGGCTGACGCCCTGCGCGCGCTGTGGCCGGCCTGA
- a CDS encoding IS3 family transposase, with amino-acid sequence MDEAFAAVEHELGVTAACRLTGRSRATHYRSLKPTPVREPRSPQVQPSALTAEERDAVMELMNSPEYAELAPAQIWARELDTGHYHCSVSTMYRILRERGQSGERRRQATHPAKTVPELVADGPSQVFTWDITKAAGPSKGIWYHAYVIIDIFSRYIVGHTVEAAESAERAEELIRDTITRNGIVPETVHADRGTSMTSKKVSQLLIDLGVTRSHSRPKVSNDNPYSEAQFKTTKYMSDYPERFESLAHAREWFDAFISYYNHEHRHSGIGLHTPASVHFGTAEEIRDQRAVTLAEAYTRHPERFGRRPRPPEIPKTAWINDPAKRREPAPQTS; translated from the coding sequence GTGGACGAGGCGTTCGCCGCCGTCGAACACGAGCTGGGCGTCACAGCCGCGTGCCGGCTGACCGGCCGCTCCCGGGCCACCCACTACCGCAGCCTGAAGCCGACGCCCGTGCGCGAGCCAAGGTCGCCGCAGGTCCAGCCGTCGGCCCTGACGGCCGAAGAGCGTGACGCGGTAATGGAGTTGATGAACAGCCCCGAGTACGCCGAGCTGGCGCCCGCGCAGATCTGGGCCCGTGAGCTGGACACCGGGCACTACCACTGCTCGGTCTCCACGATGTACCGGATCCTGCGTGAGCGGGGGCAGTCCGGTGAGCGCCGCCGCCAGGCCACCCACCCGGCCAAGACGGTGCCCGAACTGGTCGCCGACGGCCCGTCGCAGGTCTTCACCTGGGACATCACCAAAGCGGCCGGCCCAAGCAAGGGCATCTGGTACCACGCCTACGTCATCATCGACATCTTCAGCCGCTACATCGTCGGCCACACCGTCGAGGCGGCCGAATCAGCCGAGCGAGCCGAGGAGTTGATCCGCGACACCATCACGCGCAACGGCATCGTCCCCGAGACCGTGCACGCCGACCGCGGCACCTCCATGACCTCCAAGAAGGTCTCCCAGCTGCTGATCGACCTCGGCGTCACCAGAAGCCATTCGCGCCCGAAGGTCTCCAACGACAACCCCTACAGCGAAGCCCAGTTCAAGACCACCAAGTACATGTCCGACTATCCCGAACGGTTCGAATCCCTGGCCCACGCCCGCGAATGGTTCGACGCCTTCATCTCGTACTACAACCACGAGCACAGGCACTCAGGCATCGGACTACACACGCCCGCCAGCGTCCACTTCGGCACCGCCGAGGAGATCCGCGACCAGCGGGCCGTCACCCTCGCCGAGGCCTACACACGCCACCCCGAACGCTTCGGCCGCCGCCCCAGACCACCCGAGATCCCGAAGACAGCGTGGATCAACGACCCCGCCAAGCGCAGGGAACCCGCACCACAAACCTCATAG
- a CDS encoding CBS domain-containing protein: MQHRTVHDVMTREVVTARSDTPFKEVAALFHRNDVTAIPVIDDQGRPLGVVSEADLIRKEAVLPDPEGRDPGRWLDAHDRARAEAETAGGLMTSPAVTARAGWSVAEAARAMDKHKVKRLPVVDEVGRLVGIVSRSDLLQVFLRHDSAIREEINHDVLGQTLWLAPDEVRAAVHDGVVTLTGRVPRRSLVPITEQLCRAVDGVVAVPSLSALGETSRFVGLA; the protein is encoded by the coding sequence ATGCAGCACCGCACTGTCCACGACGTGATGACCCGGGAGGTCGTCACCGCGCGGTCGGACACGCCGTTCAAGGAGGTCGCGGCGCTGTTCCACCGCAACGACGTCACCGCGATACCGGTCATCGACGACCAGGGCCGTCCGCTCGGTGTGGTCTCCGAGGCCGACCTGATCCGCAAGGAGGCCGTGCTGCCCGATCCGGAGGGACGCGACCCCGGCCGCTGGCTGGACGCGCACGACCGGGCCCGGGCCGAGGCGGAGACCGCCGGTGGCCTGATGACCAGCCCGGCCGTCACCGCCCGGGCCGGCTGGAGCGTCGCCGAGGCGGCCCGGGCGATGGACAAGCACAAGGTCAAGCGCTTGCCGGTGGTGGACGAGGTAGGCCGCCTGGTGGGCATCGTCAGCCGCAGCGACCTGCTGCAGGTGTTCCTGCGGCACGACTCGGCGATCCGCGAGGAGATCAACCACGACGTCCTCGGTCAGACCCTGTGGCTGGCCCCCGACGAGGTCCGGGCGGCTGTGCACGATGGCGTGGTCACACTGACCGGCCGGGTGCCCCGTCGGAGCCTGGTGCCGATCACGGAGCAGCTGTGCAGGGCGGTGGACGGCGTGGTGGCGGTCCCCTCTCTGTCAGCCTTGGGTGAGACGTCCCGCTTTGTCGGGTTAGCCTGA
- a CDS encoding universal stress protein, whose protein sequence is MGKPVIVGMDSSPASRHALDWAADEAALRAEPLSVRHIWVAESTKTPDGQESPPSREAGEALLDEALARTLRQHPDLEVSIELLDGRLRDAMTDAARGADLLVLGARGSGGFPGLLAGSTSLFVAARATCPLVVVRPTDTGPGRGGVVAGIHGDHGDAEVLAFAFDFAQRRNLPLLALHAWSYPLIAMPGHTNPPVFEEGHIAAEQDRLVAEVLAGWRERFPQVDVTERAVRAHPAGELVARSREHQLVVVGRRGEPHGPLGRLGSTSQATVLHATCPVAVVPT, encoded by the coding sequence ATGGGCAAGCCAGTCATCGTGGGGATGGACTCGTCACCGGCCAGCAGGCACGCGCTCGACTGGGCGGCCGACGAGGCGGCCCTGCGCGCCGAACCACTGAGCGTGCGGCACATCTGGGTCGCGGAGAGCACGAAGACGCCCGACGGTCAGGAGTCACCGCCCAGCAGGGAGGCCGGCGAGGCGCTGCTCGACGAGGCCCTGGCCCGGACCCTGCGGCAGCACCCGGACCTGGAGGTCTCGATCGAGCTGCTGGACGGCCGGTTGCGCGATGCCATGACCGACGCGGCGCGCGGCGCTGACCTCCTGGTGCTGGGGGCACGCGGATCGGGCGGGTTCCCGGGACTGCTGGCGGGCTCGACCAGCCTCTTCGTCGCCGCGCGGGCGACCTGCCCCTTGGTGGTGGTCCGCCCCACCGACACCGGGCCCGGCCGGGGCGGGGTGGTCGCGGGCATCCACGGCGACCACGGGGACGCCGAAGTCCTGGCGTTCGCCTTCGACTTCGCCCAGCGGCGGAACCTGCCGCTGCTCGCCCTGCACGCCTGGTCCTACCCGCTGATCGCGATGCCCGGCCACACCAACCCTCCGGTCTTCGAGGAGGGCCACATCGCCGCGGAGCAGGACCGGCTGGTCGCCGAGGTGCTGGCCGGCTGGCGTGAGCGGTTCCCGCAGGTCGATGTCACCGAGAGGGCGGTGCGGGCCCACCCCGCCGGGGAGTTGGTCGCGCGTTCGCGCGAGCACCAGCTGGTCGTGGTGGGCCGCCGCGGCGAGCCGCACGGCCCGCTCGGCCGCCTGGGCTCGACGAGCCAGGCCACCGTCCTGCACGCGACCTGCCCGGTCGCCGTCGTGCCCACCTGA
- a CDS encoding APC family permease has translation MRTLQRRLGVFDAVVIGLGSMIGAGIFAALAPAARAAGSGLLIGLAAAAVVAFCNATSSARLAARYPQSGGTYVYGRERLGPFWGYLAGWGFVVGKTASCAAMALTVGSYVWPGQEHAVAVGAVVALTAVNYAGVQKAAWLTRLIVAAVLAVLAAVVTACLSGGTALAANLDVGADARAGGVLQAAGLLFFAFAGYARIATLGEEVRDPGRTIPRAIPLALGITLAVYTVVAVAVLAVLGPDRLAHAAAPLADAVRAAGAPGLVPVVRAGAAVASLGSLLALILGVSRTTLAMARDHHLPSALAAVHPRFQVPHRAELAVGAVVAVLAATTDVRGAIGFSSFGVLAYYAVANAAAWTLTPAEGRPPRIVPVLGAVGCLALAVALPAASVLWGALVLALGAAVYGLRRAFTRG, from the coding sequence GTGCGGACACTGCAGCGGCGCCTGGGCGTGTTCGACGCCGTGGTGATCGGACTGGGATCGATGATCGGCGCGGGGATCTTCGCCGCGCTCGCCCCGGCCGCCCGAGCCGCGGGCTCCGGGCTGCTGATCGGACTGGCCGCAGCCGCCGTGGTGGCCTTCTGCAACGCCACCTCCTCCGCCCGGCTGGCCGCCCGCTATCCGCAGTCCGGCGGCACCTACGTCTACGGACGCGAGCGGCTCGGCCCGTTCTGGGGGTACCTGGCGGGCTGGGGGTTCGTGGTCGGCAAGACCGCGTCCTGCGCGGCGATGGCGCTGACGGTCGGCTCGTACGTCTGGCCCGGACAGGAGCACGCCGTCGCGGTCGGCGCGGTGGTGGCACTGACGGCCGTGAACTACGCCGGGGTGCAGAAGGCCGCCTGGCTCACCCGGCTGATCGTGGCGGCCGTCCTGGCGGTGCTGGCCGCCGTGGTCACGGCCTGCCTGTCCGGGGGCACGGCCCTCGCGGCCAACTTGGACGTCGGCGCGGACGCGCGCGCCGGCGGTGTGCTGCAGGCCGCCGGGCTGCTCTTCTTCGCCTTCGCCGGCTACGCGCGGATCGCGACCCTCGGTGAGGAGGTCCGCGATCCGGGCCGCACCATCCCCCGCGCGATCCCGCTGGCGCTGGGCATCACGCTGGCCGTCTACACGGTCGTCGCGGTCGCGGTGCTGGCCGTGCTCGGCCCGGACCGCCTCGCCCACGCCGCCGCACCGCTCGCCGACGCGGTGCGAGCGGCCGGAGCCCCGGGCTTGGTGCCGGTGGTCCGGGCGGGGGCCGCCGTCGCCTCGCTCGGCTCGCTGCTCGCCCTGATCCTGGGCGTCTCGCGCACCACCCTGGCGATGGCCCGCGACCACCACCTGCCGTCCGCACTCGCCGCCGTCCACCCGCGCTTCCAGGTCCCGCACCGCGCCGAACTGGCCGTGGGCGCGGTGGTCGCCGTCCTCGCCGCGACGACGGACGTACGCGGCGCGATCGGCTTCTCCTCGTTCGGTGTCCTGGCCTACTACGCGGTGGCCAACGCCGCCGCCTGGACCCTCACGCCCGCGGAGGGACGGCCGCCACGCATCGTCCCCGTCCTCGGCGCGGTCGGCTGCCTGGCCCTGGCCGTCGCCCTGCCGGCCGCCTCGGTGCTCTGGGGAGCCCTCGTGCTCGCCCTGGGCGCCGCGGTCTACGGCCTGCGCCGGGCGTTCACCCGCGGCTGA
- a CDS encoding universal stress protein — protein MNRLIIAGFDVSAESATATDWAAREARRRGLPLEIIQAWPGSPSKAPGTGPAEHWGRRQLADQADEIRTRFPDLDVRATYVPDDPVAVLEAAADRATMLVLGSRGLGTLRGFVVGSVSQQVLGRADCPVVLVRAETPATDPDRQADEPAQPPGPGPGVTLGLDLEHPYEAALAFAFESASLRRVPLTVVRAWGPPPGSEYMAFAAIGGMDQELADDERRRLAAALAPWRAKYPDQPVATEVIRGHAGIVLVDEAAHAGLLVIGARHRSSPLGAHLGPVAHAVIHHVRCPVAVVPFR, from the coding sequence GTGAACAGACTGATCATCGCCGGATTCGACGTATCGGCCGAGAGCGCGACCGCCACCGACTGGGCCGCCCGCGAGGCACGGCGGCGCGGGCTACCGCTGGAGATCATCCAGGCCTGGCCCGGATCGCCGAGCAAGGCCCCGGGCACCGGGCCGGCCGAGCACTGGGGGCGCCGGCAACTGGCTGATCAGGCGGACGAGATCCGCACCCGCTTCCCCGATCTGGACGTGCGGGCGACGTACGTTCCGGACGACCCGGTGGCCGTGCTGGAAGCCGCGGCCGACCGGGCCACGATGCTGGTGCTCGGGTCTCGCGGGCTCGGCACACTGCGCGGCTTCGTGGTCGGCTCGGTGAGCCAGCAGGTGCTCGGCCGTGCCGACTGCCCGGTCGTCCTGGTCCGGGCCGAGACCCCGGCGACCGACCCTGACCGCCAGGCCGACGAACCGGCGCAGCCGCCCGGCCCGGGGCCGGGCGTCACCCTGGGCCTGGATCTGGAGCACCCCTACGAGGCGGCACTCGCCTTCGCCTTCGAGAGCGCCTCGCTGCGCCGGGTCCCGTTGACCGTGGTGCGCGCCTGGGGTCCGCCGCCCGGGAGCGAGTACATGGCGTTCGCCGCGATCGGCGGCATGGACCAGGAGTTGGCCGACGACGAACGGCGCCGCCTGGCGGCGGCGCTCGCTCCCTGGCGCGCGAAGTACCCCGACCAGCCGGTGGCGACCGAGGTGATCCGCGGCCACGCCGGCATCGTCCTGGTGGACGAAGCCGCGCACGCCGGGCTGCTGGTCATCGGTGCCCGGCACCGGAGCAGCCCGCTGGGAGCGCATCTGGGGCCGGTGGCGCATGCGGTGATCCACCACGTGCGGTGTCCGGTCGCGGTCGTCCCGTTCCGTTGA